The Parcubacteria group bacterium genome has a window encoding:
- the rpsR gene encoding 30S ribosomal protein S18, producing the protein MDKVCYFCEQKMDKIDYKDVYLLRRFMNSQGKIYPPKKFGICAKHQRALANAIKKARVMALVPFVIK; encoded by the coding sequence ATGGATAAAGTTTGTTATTTTTGCGAACAGAAAATGGATAAAATTGATTACAAGGATGTTTATTTGCTTCGCCGCTTTATGAATTCCCAAGGAAAGATTTATCCTCCGAAGAAATTTGGAATTTGCGCCAAGCATCAAAGGGCTCTTGCTAATGCCATCAAAAAAGCCAGAGTAATGGCTTTGGTGCCGTTTGTTATCAAATAA
- a CDS encoding single-stranded DNA-binding protein, producing MNVNKVILVGRLTRDPEVRTTPSGQTVASIGLATGRTWTDKQGQKQEKTEFHNVVMWGRTAEVAGQYLIKGQEIFVEGRLESRKYTGKDGVERKTTDVVVENFQFGSKPQGANRGNYSAPAAQKPSAPQTQAPKEEQIPTINLDDEQGEVRIEDVPF from the coding sequence TGTTAACAAAGTCATTTTGGTGGGGCGTCTCACCAGGGATCCGGAAGTGCGAACCACTCCGTCTGGTCAAACCGTAGCCTCAATTGGCCTCGCTACAGGAAGGACTTGGACTGATAAGCAGGGGCAGAAACAGGAAAAAACCGAATTTCATAATGTGGTTATGTGGGGAAGAACGGCCGAAGTTGCCGGACAATATTTGATCAAAGGACAGGAAATTTTTGTGGAAGGAAGATTGGAATCGAGAAAATATACCGGAAAAGACGGAGTAGAAAGAAAAACTACAGATGTGGTTGTAGAGAATTTTCAATTTGGATCCAAACCGCAAGGAGCCAATCGGGGAAATTATTCTGCTCCAGCAGCTCAAAAGCCATCTGCTCCTCAAACCCAAGCTCCCAAGGAGGAGCAAATTCCGACTATCAACCTCGATGACGAACAAGGAGAAGTAAGAATTGAAGATGTGCCGTTTTAA